A stretch of the Fusarium musae strain F31 chromosome 2, whole genome shotgun sequence genome encodes the following:
- the PAD1 gene encoding phenylacrylic acid decarboxylase (EggNog:ENOG41): protein MRKPAQLRRIQSPSKLLSDRGLQCQRQNPLFPQPKQTSRRSFTVPSKHLNPPPAFASSSIHQVPSPPRRIVVGITGATGAPYAIALLRLLRQLGIETHVVISKWALATLKYETTMTEEQIRSLAYANYTARDVSAPIASGSFQHDGMVIVPCSMKTLAAIRSGYCDDLISRAADVTLKENRRLLMAVRETPLSDVHLDNMLFLRRAGAIIFPPVPAFYTNPDSLEDVVDQSVGRMLDLMGIHTDGFERWDGFKKNKSVVRPAQANIAFHV from the coding sequence ATGAGAAAGCCTGCTCAGCTCCGGCGCATTCAGTCGCCTTCAAAGTTATTATCTGATCGTGGATTACAGTGTCAACGCCAGAACCCTCTTTTCCCTCAACCAAAGCAAACATCCAGACGCAGTTTTACTGTTCCAAGCAAGCACCTGAACCCACCACCAGCTTTCGCCTCATCCTCTATTCATCAAGTGCCATCTCCCCCTCGTCGCATTGTTGTAGGGATCACCGGGGCCACAGGAGCACCATACGCCATCGCTTTGCTGCGACTTCTGCGTCAACTTGGCATAGAGACGCATGTTGTCATTAGTAAATGGGCGCTAGCGACTCTCAAGTACGAGACGACCATGACTGAAGAGCAGATCCGTTCACTAGCATACGCCAATTACACTGCAAGAGACGTTTCAGCCCCCATCGCATCAGGTTCATTCCAGCATGACGGTATGGTCATTGTGCCCTGCAGTATGAAGACACTAGCAGCTATAAGAAGCGGCTACTGCGATGATCTCATCTCCCGGGCGGCGGATGTGACCTTGAAGGAGAATAGGCGATTACTCATGGCTGTGCGAGAGACACCGTTGAGTGATGTCCACTTGGACAACATGCTGTTCCTACGGAGAGCTGGGGCTATCATATTTCCGCCTGTTCCTGCGTTCTACACCAACCCTGACAGTCTGGAGGATGTAGTCGACCAGAGCGTAGGCCGCATGTTGGACTTGATGGGAATTCACACAGATGGATTTGAGAGATGGGACGggttcaagaagaacaagtcaGTAGTGAGACCAGCGCAGGCTAACATAGCATTTCATGTCTAA
- a CDS encoding hypothetical protein (EggNog:ENOG41): MAKKVSVVEIRQHGTQEDLWIVVNGEVYDMTEFAPEHPGGEEIIYQHAGRDASMSYNEIHSSSLIKKSLPTTCHIGTLDTTTIDAAWKDQETDDANSDTDTPVDIVYEHKSKPDLSEIINLHDFERAAEKFLATKPWAVIHTGSNDNITRDANNTFLNRIWLRPEIMRKVGKINTRQTLFGCDLSVPIYISPTGGSKLGGAEGEITLARAAAKAGIVQCFATPSSYPHLEILEATEKHAFFQLYVNKDRSKSKAAIRDAIATGKIKALFL; this comes from the exons ATGGCTAAGAAAGTAAGCGTTGTGGAAATACGCCAACATGGGACACAAGAGGATCTCTGGATCGTCGTCAATGGAGAGGTATACGACATGACTGAGTTTGCGCCTGAACATCCTGGTGGGGAAGAGA TCATCTATCAGCACGCTGGCCGAGATGCCTCCATGTCGTACAACGAGATACATTCCTCGTCCTTGATCAAGAAATCTTTACCTACAACCTGTCACATAGGCACGTTGGATACGACGACAATTGATGCGGCATGGAAAGATCAGGAGACTGATGATGCAAATTCCGATACTGACACTCCTGTCGATATCGTATACGAACACAAGTCCAAGCCCGATCTGAGTgaaatcatcaacctccacgACTTCGAGCGAGCAGCGGAAAAATTCCTCGCCACTAAACCTTGGGCAGTCATTCACACTGGCTCCAACGACAACATCACGCGCGATGCAAATAATACATTTCTCAATCGAATTTGGCTACGACCGGAGATAATGAGAAAAGTTGGGAAGATAAATACTCGTCAGACATTATTCGGATGTGACCTCTCAGTCCCCATCTACATCTCGCCCACAGGAGGATCGAAGCTCGGAGGCGCTGAAGGCGAGATTACACTGGCGCGGGCAGCAGCAAAAGCAGGCATAGTCCAATGCTTCGCCACTCCGTCGTCATATCCACATCTAGAGATCTTGGAAGCTACGGAGAAGCACGCGTTCTTCCAGCTGTATGTCAACAAAGACCGATCAAAATCCAAGGCCGCCATTCGGGACGCTATCGCCACCGGTAAGATCAAGGCTCTCTTTTTGTAA
- a CDS encoding hypothetical protein (EggNog:ENOG41) — MERGRISDAMPYRKRYSTSQGPDPQEAQLDYRKFLDMLRHDNDLVEINTEVDPHLELGAIIRRVSEVNDKAPLFNNIKGARDGLWRVAGNAASLRPNEKDRYGRIARSLGLDPTASWKEICDRWQSGKRAKVLPPNVLPSGPCKDNKIMGDKVDLTTLPVPYLHTGDGGKYIQTYGVHVLQMPDGSWTNWSIFRGMVYDKNRIVCLVGGGQHNSMIRDAWLAAGKTEVPWALAFGIPPAASLAAAMPVPEGVSEAEYVGALVGKPLDLVKCELNDLLVPANSEIVFEGTFSLTDKAYEGPFEDYMGVIFEGDQRMQPLFTVDAITYRNDAIMPVSVPGRITDESHTTAALASAELLELLQREGLPIKEANCPIETYATWCALQVDTEKLGDLKTSSAELCERIGDLAFKDKSCMLVNRIILVGDDVDVFDWNDVMWAVVTRCRPGKDEILFEEVRGHPITPYMSHGPHGNPTQGGKVISDCLMPIEYQGKRNFRECSFNKSYPEEIKNKVRAGWEGMGFTVQS; from the exons ATGGAGCGAGGACGCATCTCTGACGCTATGCCATACCGCAAAAGATACAGCACCTCTCAGGGACCAGACCCCCAAGAGGCGCAACTCGACTACCGCAAGTTTCTAGACATGCTACGCCACGACAACGATTTGGTCGAAATCAATACCGAAGTCGACCCTCATTTAGAACTCGGTGCAATTATCCGACGTGTCAGCGAAGTCAACGACAAAGCCcctctcttcaacaacatcaaaggTGCGCGTGACGGTCTGTGGCGTGTCGCGGGTAACGCAGCTAGTCTTCGGCCGAACGAGAAGGACAGATATGGCCGAATAGCTCGGAGTCTTGGGTTGGACCCTACTGCCAGTTGGAAGGAGATATGCGACAGATGGCAATCGGGTAAGAGGGCTAAAGTCCTGCCTCCGAATGTGCTCCCATCTGGCCCATGCAAGGACAACAAGATTATGGGAGACAAGGTTGATCTTACCACTCTACCAGTACCTTATCTTCACACTGGTGATGGTGGCAAGTACATCCAAACGTACGGTGTACATGTCCTCCAAATGCCTGATGGAAGTTGGACGAACTGGTCTATTTTTCGCGGAATGGTCTACGATAAGAATCGTATTGTCTGTCTTGTCGGAGGCGGCCAGCACAATTCTATGATCCGTGATGCCTGGTTGGCTGCGGGCAAAACGGAAGTTCCCTGGGCCTTAGCCTTTGGCATTCCCCCAGCTGCATCATTGGCAGCTGCCATGCCAGTACCAGAGGGTGTTTCCGAAGCTGAATACGTTGGCGCATTAGTCGGCAAGCCGCTTGATCTCGTCAAATGCGAGCTTAATGATCTCCTTGTCCCTGCCAACTCCGAAATTGTCTTCGAGGGCACGTTCTCGTTGACCGACAAGGCGTATGAAGGTCCCTTTGAGGATTATATGGGGGTGATCTTCGAGGGGGATCAAAGAATGCAGCCTTTGTTTACTGTTGACGCCATCACATATCGCAATGATGCCATTATGCCTGTGTCTGTCCCGGGCCGTATCACGGATGAATCG CACACAACAGCAGCGCTTGCATCTGCTGAACTTCTCGAGCTGTTACAGCGTGAAGGACTTCCCATCAAGGAAGCCAACTGTCCCATCGAGACATACGCCACTTGGTGTGCGCTTCAAGTTGACACAGAGAAACTGGGTGACTTGAAAACTAGTTCGGCCGAGCTATGTGAGAGGATAGGTGACCTTGCATTCAAGGACAAGAGCTGTATGCTTGTCAACCGTATCATCTTagttggcgatgatgttgacgtTTTTGACTGGAACGATGTCATGTGGGCTGTAGTCACTCGATGTCGCCCTGGTAAGGACGAGATTTTGTTCGAGGAGGTTAGAGGCCACCCAATTACGCCATACATGTCTCACGGGCCACACGGCAATCCAACTCAAGGCGGTAAGGTTATTTCAGACTGCTTGATGCCAATTGAGTACCAGGGAAAGAGGAACTTTAGGGAATGTAGCTTCAATAAGTCGTACCCGGAGGAAATAAAGAACAAGGTTCGGGCAGGATGGGAGGGGATGGGCTTCACCGTGCAGTCATAA
- a CDS encoding hypothetical protein (EggNog:ENOG41) translates to MSQNQSAKRLAASKGEAESTGKKRVRYATRACDACRKRKGRCSGRYPCEHCVGRNQQCVYTLPTNDWRDANPAQLQDDQMRRQLEPQLSQEQQYNDTTQTASLGSLLANLQQQVESLAAQVRQNNTDKNMPPQSLYTASSQAMVDPDLPMSQSLMTPPVVGTKEARRNSKFYGPTSPDYSFNLAQSKLLNHAASKAEKPLPVSIEENQSDDEDVEIDQFGNLNRPTQLQISSLPRQQRLLLFRNILSSREVNSLLIVFQETICEYHPIVNVPSLVKTVEYWYSKQTSSNNCILSAADEEDLIIANLAIAVALCVESTLPGSESLRITETLYLSCKDLINAKIVSPMPTIKHIVTILLVGLLHYYKNMPRYAWRMCGLAGRTFMESGLHNNDVLRHVVKTEADLEEHAVIVSTIQVLDRQWSASTGLPTNFSNWEFDTELRQRLKNPYLMAMTAFTAISDKFSEPIIRGAKGTLCEDNDDFEFMNFQTEQWRKKSVGKFDFGPLQTMEHANATIPPAWAILLHLRAHAVRGILLRPFFFPNVPSDVSQRSIEPGIELVNCIVETLTRLNRYTDVYQKQHPPFQHILAAGCALLFLMLAYIQGNRDSVNDALPRNFFEQAKKNFNNAYLLSSTYSKSSRAARRLQRRLGGMRDLLVQMGVVRPDEYPTQEGQNQPSTGTIMVAQNLQQNGNASVNIPTSQETQSMRLSRATEELLDSAFLDMENDLPFAINSPASSDSMPWFGSGQFPMSMDKWPTLSPGSLLWQS, encoded by the exons ATGAGTCAAAACCAGTCTGCCAAGCGGTTAGCAGCTTCAAAAGGTGAAGCTGAAAGCACAGGCAAGAAGAGAGTGCGATATGCCACACGAGCATGCGACGCATGCCGTAAGCGTAAGGGCCGATGTAGCGGCAGATATCCCTGCGAACACTGCGTCGGTCGTAATCAGCAGTGCGTGTATACCCTGCCAACCAACGATTGGCGCGATGCGAACCCAGCTCAGCTGCAGGATGACCAGATGAGGCGGCAGCTTGAGCCGCAACTTTCGCAAGAACAGCAATACAACGACAC AACTCAGACGGCATCGCTAGGAAGTCTCTTGGCAAATCTCCAACAACAAGTTGAATCTCTGGCAGCACAAGTGAGGCAAAACAATACAGACAAAAACATGCCTCCTCAGTCTCTTTACACGGCATCGAGCCAGGCGATGGTAGATCCGGATCTTCCAATGTCTCAGTCTCTAATGACACCTCCTGTCGTCGGGACCAAGGAAGCTCGCCGGAACAGCAAGTTCTACGGGCCAACAAGCCCAGATTACAGCTTCAATCTCGCACAAAGCAAGTTATTGAACCATGCCGcttccaaggctgagaagccaCTTCCTGTCAGCATCGAAGAGAACCaatctgatgatgaagatgtggAGATCGATCAATTTGGGAACCTTAACCGACCTACTCAGCTGCAGATATCGTCATTGCCGCGACAGCAGAGGTTACTGCTATTTAGAAACATCCTTAGCTCCAGGGAGGTCAACTCCCTGCTTATTGTTTTCCAAGAGACGATATGCGAGTATCATCCTATTGTCAACGTCCCATCGCTCGTCAAAACGGTCGAATACTGGTACTCCAAGCAAACCTCATCGAATAACTGTATTCTATCAGctgcagatgaggaagatctcATTATCGCCAATCTTGCTATTGCCGTGGCTCTTTGTGTAGAGTCCACGCTACCTGGATCAGAGTCATTGCGAATTACCGAGACTCTCTACCTGAGTTGCAAGGACCTGATTAATGCCAAGATTGTCTCGCCAATGCCAACCATCAAGCATATAGTGACCATACTTTTAGTAGGACTTCTTCACTACTATAAGAACATGCCCCGGTATGCCTGGCGCATGTGTGGACTTGCTGGTCGGACCTTTATGGAGTCTGGCTTGCATAACAACGACGTGTTACGACATGTTGTGAAAACTGAAGccgatcttgaagaacatgCTGTCATTGTCAGCACAATTCAGGTTCTCGACCGGCAATGGAGCGCATCTACAGGATTGCCGACGAACTTCAGTAACTGGGAATTTGACACTGAGTTGCGACAAAGA CTTAAAAACCCGTACCTCATGGCCATGACAGCCTTCACCGCCATCAGCGACAAATTCAGCGAGCCCATAATACGCGGCGCCAAGGGAACCTTGTGCGAAGACAATGACGACTTTGAATTTATGAACTTTCAAACCGAGCAATGGCGAAAGAAGTCGGTGGGCAAATTCGACTTTGGACCATTGCAGACCATGGAACATGCAAATGCGACGATTCCTCCAGCATGGGCCATACTCCTACATCTTCGTGCCCACGCCGTTCGTGGAATTCTCCTTcgacccttcttcttccccaacGTGCCAAGTGACGTCAGTCAACGTAGCATTGAGCCGGGTATTGAGTTGGTGAACTGCATCGTTGAAACGCTGACGCGACTTAATCGGTACACTGATGTCTATCAGAAACAACACCCGCCATTTCAGCATATCCTCGCTGCTGGCTGTGCGTTATTGTTCCTCATGCTGGCATATATTCAAGGGAATCGTGACAGCGTCAACGATGCTCTACCTAGGAATTTCTTCGAACAGGCaaaaaagaacttcaacAACGCCTACTTGCTGTCGAGTACATACAGCAAATCCTCAAGAGCTGCGAGGAGATTGCAAAGACGTCTTGGAGGCATGAGGGACTTACTAGTGCAAATGGGTGTTGTACGTCCGGATGAGTATCCCACGCAAGAAGGTCAAAATCAACCGTCCACAGGCACGATCATGGTAGCTCAGAACCTACAGCAAAACGGGAATGCATCGGTTAACATCCCCACATCGCAAGAGACTCAGTCAATGAGGCTTTCGAGGGCAACTGAGGAACTGCTCGACTCAGCATTCTTGGATATGGAGAACGATTTACCGTTTGCTATCAACTCGCCAGCTTCTTCTGACTCGATGCCATGGTTCGGATCTGGTCAATTTCCAATGTCTATGGACAAATGGCCTACTCTTAGTCCCGGTTCACTTCTTTGGCAGTCTTAA
- a CDS encoding hypothetical protein (EggNog:ENOG41) — MSTRNGWRALDVAVIGGGIGGQAVATSLRRQGHKVTIYERADFAGEVGASISCAANGTRWLEEWNVNIEIGDPVTLRKLISRDWRTGEPISVYDLKDYKERWGYVYYMFHRQYMHRMLMDSALGEGEGPPAQLIVNHQATDVDVESGDVTFANGKKVKHDLVIGADGIGSTLRSVFGIKPDRKPATCTCLHTNVDTAKAVELGLVDYSQNSALEYWGGYNTHFKIVLSPCNGGKLLSYYCFFPREAGDLKAQTWDQEATMEELLDPYPDLDRAVFKHLEIGYEIRPWRLWLHEPYDHWTEGVACIMGDAAHPMMPDQSQGACQAIEDAAAIGLVFSKKHFNGDIRESLKVFEEVRKPRATKVQAASARARENINERIGFSSNTNTKVYNVATEDGKLTIDEMNMQVAFII, encoded by the exons ATGTCGACTCGCAATGGTTGGCGCGCACTTGACGTGGCTGTCATTGGAGGTGGCATCGGTGGTCAAGCGGTTGCTACCTCTCTTCGTCGCCAAGGCCACAAAGTCACAATTTACGAACGCGCTGATTTTGCGGGCGAGGTTGGAGCCTCTATCTCATGTGCTGCCAATGGTACTCGCTGGCTAGAGGAATGGAATGTCAATATTGAGATTGGCGATCCAGTTACTCTCAGAAAACTCATCAGTCGTGACTGGAGGACTGGTGAGCCTATCAGCGTCTATGATCTAAAGGATTATAAAGAACGATGGGGATAC GTCTATTACATGTTTCATCGCCAGTACATGCATCGCATGTTGATGGACAGTGCCCTTGGTGAAGGCGAAGGGCCCCCTGCCCAACTCATTGTGAATCACCAG GCTACTGATGTAGACGTGGAGAGTGGTGACGTCACCTTTGCAAATGGCAAGAAGGTGAAGCACGACCTAGTCATTGGAGCCGATGGCATTGGATCAACACTTCGCAGTGTTTTCGGCATCAAGCCCGATCGCAAACCAGCGACTTGCACATGTCTGCACACCAATGTTGACACTGCAAAGGCTGTGGAGCTCGGCTTAGTTGACTACTCTCAAAACAGCGCACTGGAGTATTGGGGAGGCTACAATACCCATTTTAAGATCGTTCTATCTCCTTGCAACGGAGGCAAGCTCCTGTCCTACTACTGCTTCTTCCCGCGCGAAGCTGGCGACCTGAAGGCCCAGACTTGGGATCAAGAGGCCACTATGGAAGAACTCCTAGACCCATACCCAGATTTGGACCGGGCCGTCTTCAAACACCTTGAGATTGGGTACGAGATTCGCCCCTGGAGACTGTGGCTCCACGAGCCTTATGATCACTGGACGGAGGGGGTTGCCTGCATTATGGGGGATGCTGCTCATCCG ATGATGCCGGACCAAAGTCAGGGTGCTTGCCAGGCCATCGAAGATGCTGCCGCTATCGGTCTCGTGTTCAGCAAGAAGCACTTTAACGGCGACATTCGCGAGTCTCTTAAAGTCTTTGAAGAAGTTCGCAAGCCAAGAGCTACCAAGGTTCAGGCTGCATCCGCAAGAGCCCGAGAGAACATCAACGAGCGAATTG GCTTCTCTAGCAACACAAACACCAAGGTGTACAATGTTGCAACTGAAGATGGTAAATTGACTATCGATGAGATGAACATGCAAGTTGCATTTATAATCTGA
- a CDS encoding hypothetical protein (CAZy:AA7~EggNog:ENOG41) — protein MSDDRYYTTTPKYSKKILVQGDPDYEKCRRMNPTAHKIERFPAEIHIPETPAEVAEALARATELGVPIGVRSSGHIFHFPALWHGGILIDAVNLNRRIDYDPVTKEICFGPSSRVEELAAKLKEVNRFFPHGHAPTVGSAGFMLAGGQGWFVRGWGATNQTWITKIEMVVPDGRTLIASRTENQDLFWAARGSGMGFFAVVTRFWGRTIERSTMWEKTLKFVINDDNYMALMSWAIERGRDTPKYGTDLNLTIDYREKYDPAYTTDDVPPNATLVLTLNNLCYTDTQREARTLLSAYDRITPEIAEYLIESKPVQVRTFEEVFARKRTFLGNAGQERWSINSIMNDPDVPLARLLEGIRPAMLKLPTRVSSVFICHCDIKPDEDDACLSLPQDLYISTLTGWTDPKLEPAIMQPMRDYYRQAFPVAVGQYITDIDVNCEDANSKVMSDTALAKFLRIREKYDPKELFPTYKAFVKTSEKINKLQNKSRL, from the exons ATGTCAGACGATCGCTACTATACCACTACCCCCAAATACTCCAAGAAGATCTTGGTTCAAGGGGACCCTGATTACGAGAAATGCCGACGAATGAATCCCACTGCCCACAAGATTGAGCGCTTTCCTGCTGAGATTCACATTCCCGAGACACCTGCTGAAGTGGCCGAGGCTCTTGCACGCGCAACTGAGCTTGGTGTACCTATTGGCGTTCGATCTTCGGGCCACATCTTCCATTTCCCTGCCCTTTGGCACGGTGGCATCCTCATCGATGCGGTCAACCTGAACCGCCGCATCGACTACGACCCAGTCACCAAGGAGATCTGCTTCGGTCCCTCCTCTCGTGTCGAGGAACTGGCTGCCAAGCTAAAGGAAGTCAACCGCTTCTTCCCCCATGGTCATGCTCCCACTGTTGGGTCCGCAGGCTTCATGCTAGCTGGCGGTCAAGGCTGGTTTGTTCGAGGCTGGGGCGCGACGAACCAAACATGGATCACCAAGATCGAAATGGTTGTTCCTGATGGTCGCACACTCATTGCAAGCCGTACCGAGAACCAAGATCTCTTCTGGGCAGCCCGTGGTAGTGGCATGGGCTTCTTCGCTGTCGTCACACGTTTCTGGGGTCGCACAATTGAGAGATCAACCATGTGGGAGAAGACTCTCAAGTTTGTGATCAATGATGATAACTACATGGCCCTGATGAGTTGGGCCATTGAGCGTGGCCGAGATACTCCCAAGTATGGCACTGATCTGAATCTGACCATCGACTACCGTGAGAAGTATGATCCGGCCTACACCACAGATGACGTTCCTCCCAACGCGACACTTGTTCTCACTCTGAACAATCTTTGCTATACCGATACGCAAAGAGAAGCCCGCACTCTGCTCAGTGCTTATGATAGGATCACACCTGAGATTGCTGAGTATCTCATCGAGTCAAAGCCTGTCCAGGTTCGAACATTTGAAGAGGTGTTTGCCCGTAAGCGTACTTTCCTGGGTAACGCTGGTCAAGAGCGGTGGTCTATCAACAGTATTATGAATGACCCAGACGTCCCCCTGGCCCGA CTTCTTGAAGGCATCCGACCTGCCATGCTCAAGCTGCCGACTCGTGTCTCTTCTGTCTTCATCTGCCACTGCGACATCAagccagatgaagatgacgccTGCTTGAGTCTGCCTCAAGACCTGTACATCTCAACACTCACTGGCTGGACCGACCCCAAGCTAGAGCCCGCCATCATGCAGCCCATGCGTGACTATTACAGACAGGCGTTCCCTGTTGCTGTGGGCCAGTACATCACCGATATCGATGTCAACTGTGAAGATGCCAAT TCCAAGGTCATGAGTGATACTGCGTTGGCCAAGTTCCTTCGTATTCGTGAGAAATACGACCCCAAGGAGCTGTTTCCTACCTACAAGGCCTTTGTCAAGACGTCGGAGAAGATTAACAAGCTACAAAACAAGTCAAGGCTGTAG